A region of Carettochelys insculpta isolate YL-2023 chromosome 9, ASM3395843v1, whole genome shotgun sequence DNA encodes the following proteins:
- the KIAA1614 gene encoding uncharacterized protein KIAA1614 homolog isoform X1: MEGNLPVKRRAVKGTKQCSRNAGRSNLLAESTEPGSCQPARAAVEPTGLPGELGRATCSILEAKVKALKEKRLTNKQGGAESQERAPPRKPKGRKGKLMPCPAAVEVVPQDAVVVPQAQIRTYLTDMLLDSRDDVEFGLGARGAMAADLSSAHVEALKAHGTVGGGSGSAEELWRRSSLGRNVLENAGCSSENRARRGSPDGLWGTCSTSNPDSSSQKSALEAHGKPAPVGEELPQAGVVESRDALCRGIAPLGQLWRTESWESLGSAVSATSGLSLAERVERNRAVLQEMLSLSRQSRSPRAPRRCDGEVLGLAKDGATQELLVNDLDWDSGVSLQDSEGYSCRPFVPTRELELSPRHEQAKQLLQRARMKARTSPLRASHDILPAVPQARREAGGRAALELQKSYALTEGEAQAGGNLSDSSSGDSSCGQPGRRGPSPSRVRFEDESLRDAEVRYLERLQLRQKRVLDSVLLALGQSPLVSKPELSDYINGDLLRQANGPSKACREQQDLELAASLASRGRSQKGGPVVLSAEGKCSACGSYISGSAANQMVEVGADQAAKRLPDGTMQENKIISPGAESTEPSASQQEARGRTLGPRGSPLWILPSRQRVHTERIRETYIGDVTYVDNVDSALDSTDTSDSCRTDSEEAGPGSSRETRSCRAGVHQAARGGGAAEKGPRGRKAGQEEHRVNRSGSGGAGLSDTMFGTSRSVGSEERNASSKETLALKEGQVTKPTANGEEAPCKGDQLPAAPRLAGKNRSQGDAPIQQRHVRPLLPAQGPWPAPPEAPLPRNRGTLESAAPAPRPANDVSQPRPATGLPQPRAKLGAPGYSSLPRVPTLPPTGKPSSPVPYRKGGSSPSGPETSQLEQPSAQGTLPASPPGLRGSVPAEQKSQRSPKGLSKGQLLALSTNNCNNTQAEPRHDGQAAGVALSHREWVMSGQELRASVGESEGLSSVAAPGAIGSAGVTLSLAAKEPGPPQAGRLPRVDVPVSGPQPAKRFAEGSRPLDAQAAPDKPSASPVSRKAGDSSASGLRKFFCSLSQSTKQRLGRFRCYSMEQIPPEAPSQPPPSQAGAGAPDCPDLKKAPSLQSLRRVSPFCQLRKATSVQNLHSVLGKADRSSSYLVGEPGERKAADRKAGGLPRRSLSVEDIGAPDLVRTVGRVVEVFPDGTSQLELQRRPQGTFGFRVSSGNGRPDTGIYVQEMADASTAKLYAGLLGVGDEILEVNGAKVTSLGLAHINELLLRADALSLRVLKQRPTRR; encoded by the exons ATGGAGGGGAACTTGCCAGTGAAGAGGAGAGCCGTGAAGGGGACGAAGCAATGCAGCAGGAATGCCGGCAGAAGCAATCTCCTTGCCGAGAGCACCGAGCCcggcagctgccagcctgcccgAGCAGCTGTGGAGCCGACGGGGCTGCCAGGGGAACTGGGCCGGGCTACCTGCTCGATTCTGGAGGCCAAAGTGAAGGCTCTGAAGGAGAAAAGGTTGACCAATAAACAGGGGGGAGCGGAGTCTCAGGAACGAGCCCCTCCGAGGAAGCCCAAGGGCAGGAAAGGGAAACTCATGCCATGTCCAGCCGCAGTGGAGGTGGTCCCCCAAGATGCGGTGGTGGTGCCGCAGGCTCAGATCCGCACCTACCTGACAGACATGCTGCTAGACAGCCGGGATGATGTGGAGTTTgggctgggtgccaggggggCCATGGCTGCAGACCTCTCCTCCGCCCATGTGGAAGCTCTGAAGGCACATGGGACAGTGGGAGGAGGCAGCGGCTCTGCTGAGGAGCTCTGGAGGCGCTCCAGCCTGGGGAGGAACGTACTGGAGAACGCTGGCTGCAGCTCAGAAAACAGGGCCCGAAGGGGCTCCCCAGATGGCCTTTGGGGCACCTGCTCCACTAGCAATCCCGACTCAAGCAGCCAGAAATCTGCCCTGGAAGCACATGGCAAACCAGCCCCCGTGGGAGAagagctgccccaggctggggtcgTGGAGAGCAGGGACGCTCTGTGCAGGGGGATAGCCCCACTAGGGCAGCTGTGGAGGACGGAGAGCTGGGAGAGCCTGGGCAGTGCTGTGAGCGCCACCAGCGGGCTGTCTCTGGCTGAGCGCGTGGAGAGGAACCGGGCCGTGCTGCAGGAGATGctgagcctgtcccggcagagcCGCTCTCCGCGGGCACCTCGGCGCTGCGACGGAGAAGTGCTTGGGCTAGCCAAGGATGGAGCCACTCAAG AGCTGCTGGTTAACGACCTGGACTGGGACTCTGGCGTCTCCCTGCAGGACTCGGAAGGGTACAG ctgcaggcccTTTGTTCCCACCCGGGAGCTTGAGCTGAGCCCCAGGCATGAGCAGgccaagcagctgctgcagagagccCGCATGAAGGCCAGGACGAGCCCGCTCCGGGCCAGCCACGACATCCTTCCGGCCGTTCCCCAGGCCCGGCG GGAGGCTGGCGGGcgtgcggctctggagctgcagaagagctACGCTCTGACGGAAGGCGAGGCCCAGGCCGGAGGGAACCTGAGTGACTCCTCCAGTGGGGACTCCAGCTGCGGGCAGCCCGGGAGGCGAGGGCCGTCCCCCTCCCGCGTGCGCTTCGAGGACGAGTCGCTCCGGGATGCTGAAGTTCGCTATTTGGAAAGGTTGCAACTGCGCCAGAAGCGCGTCCTGGACTCGGTTCTCTTGGCTCTAGGCCAGAGCCCGCTGGTCTCCAAGCCGGAGCTGTCGGATTACATCAACGGGGACTTGCTCCGCCAGGCCAACGGGCCCAGCAAggcctgcagggagcagcaggaccTGGAGCTGGCTGCgtccctggccagcagggggcgctcacAGAAGGGTGGGCCCGTTGTGCTCAGTGCAGAGGGGAAGTGCAGCGCCTGTGGGTCCTACATCAGCGGCTCAGCAGCCAATCAGATGGTGGAAGTCGGGGCTGACCAGGCTGCCAAGCGCCTGCCTGACGGCACAATGCAGGAGAACAAAATCATCAGCCCCGGGGCAGAGAGCACGGAGCCGAGCGCTTCCCAGCAGGAGGCCAGAGGAAGGACGCTGGGCCCCCGGGGGTCTCCCCTCTGGATTCTCCCCTCCCGGCAGCGCGTCCATACGGAGCGGATCAGGGAGACATACATCGGGGATGTCACGTACGTAGACAACGTGGACTCGGCTCTGGACAGCACCGACACGTCGGACAGCTGCAGGACGGACAGCGAAGAGGCCGGGCCGGGGAGCTCCCGGGAGACCAGAAGCTGCCGGGCTGGTGTGCACCAAGCTGCTAGGGGTGGTGGAGCTGCGGAGAAGGGGCCGAGGGGCAGGAAAGCGGGGCAGGAGGAGCACAGGGTGAACCGCAGTGGTAGTGGAGGGGCTGGGCTCTCTGACACCATGTTTGGTACCAGCCGGTCTGTCGGCAGCGAGGAAAGAAACGCCAGCTCAAAGGAGACCCTGGCGCTAAAAGAGGGCCAGGTGACCAAGCCAACAGCCAATGGGGAGGAAGCACCTTGCAAAGGtgaccagctcccagctgcgCCTCGGCTGGCTGGGAAGAACCGCAGTCAGGGGGATGCTCCCATCCAGCAGAGGCACGTCCGCCCtttgctccctgcccagggcccgtGGCCGGCACCACCCGAGGCCCCGCTCCCAAGAAACAGAGGCACACTGGAAAGCGCCGCCCCCGCCCCTCGACCAGCCAATGACGTAAGCCAGCCCCGTCCAGCAACGGGCCTCCCCCAGCCACGAGCCAAGCTGGGGGCACCAGGCTACAGCTCACTGCCTCGGGTCCCCACCCTGCCGCCCACGGGGAAACCTTCCTCCCCTGTGCCTTACAGGAAGGGCGGCTCCAGCCCGTCAGGACCCGaaaccagccagctggagcagcccagtgcccaggGGACTCTGCCAGCTTCTCCTCCCGGCCTGCGTGGCTCGGTGCCGGCGGAGCAGAAAAGCCAGCGCAGCCCGAAGGGGCTCTCCAAGGGTCAGCTCCTGGCCTTGTCCACCAATAACTGCAACAACACCCAGGCCGAGCCTCGGCATGACGGCCAGGCTGCCGGCGTGGCCCTGAGCCACAGAGAGTGGGTCATGAGTGGCCAGGAGCTGCGTGCTTCCGTGGGAGAGAGTGAAG gcctgtcctccgTGGCCGCTCCCGGTGCCATCGGCTCAGCTGGCGTCACCCTCTCTCTGGCGGCCAAGGAGCCCGGCCCCCCGCAGGCTGGTCGGTTACCCCGTGTGGACGTGCCAGTGTCCGGGCCTCAGCCGGCAAAGCGGTTTGCGGAAGGGAG CAGACCACTGGATGCCCAGGCAGCGCCAGACAAGCCGTCAGCCTCCCCGGTGAGCAGGAAAGCAGGGGACTCATCGGCGTCAGGGCTGAGAAAGTTCTTCTGCAGCCTCAGCCAGAGCACCAAGCAGAGACTGGGCAGGTTCCGGTGCTACAGCATGGAGCAGATTCCTCCCGAGGCGCCAAGCCAGCCTCCACCCTCCCAAGCTGGGGCAGGTGCCCCGGACTGCCCTGATTTGAAGAAAGCACCCTCCCTGCAATCACTGCGCCGG GTGTCACCCTTCTGCCAACTGAGGAAGGCCACGTCTGTTCAGAACCTCCATTCTGTCCTGGGCAAGGCAGACCGGTCCAGCTCTTACCTGGTGGGTGAGCCGGGGGAACGCAAAGCAGCTGACAG GAAGGCGGGCGGCCTGCCCCGGCGTTCCCTCAGCGTCGAGGACATCGGGGCCCCCGACTTGGTGCGAACAGTCGGGCGGGTGGTGGAAGTCTTCCCGGACggaaccagccagctggagctgcagcgcCGCCCCCAGGGCACGTTTGGGTTCCGTGTCTCCTCCGGGAATGGTCGCCCCGACACAG GCATCTACGTGCAGGAGATGGCAGATGCCAGCACGGCCAAGCTGTATGCAGGCCTCCTTGGAGTGGGGGATGAGATCCTGGAGGTGAACGGTGCCAAGGTCACCAGCCTCGGCCTGGCCCACATCAATGAGCTGCTGCTACGGGCCGACGCCCTGTCTCTCCGAGTGCTCAAGCAGAGACCGACCAGGCGGTAG
- the KIAA1614 gene encoding uncharacterized protein KIAA1614 homolog isoform X2: MEGNLPVKRRAVKGTKQCSRNAGRSNLLAESTEPGSCQPARAAVEPTGLPGELGRATCSILEAKVKALKEKRLTNKQGGAESQERAPPRKPKGRKGKLMPCPAAVEVVPQDAVVVPQAQIRTYLTDMLLDSRDDVEFGLGARGAMAADLSSAHVEALKAHGTVGGGSGSAEELWRRSSLGRNVLENAGCSSENRARRGSPDGLWGTCSTSNPDSSSQKSALEAHGKPAPVGEELPQAGVVESRDALCRGIAPLGQLWRTESWESLGSAVSATSGLSLAERVERNRAVLQEMLSLSRQSRSPRAPRRCDGEVLGLAKDGATQELLVNDLDWDSGVSLQDSEGYSCRPFVPTRELELSPRHEQAKQLLQRARMKARTSPLRASHDILPAVPQARREAGGRAALELQKSYALTEGEAQAGGNLSDSSSGDSSCGQPGRRGPSPSRVRFEDESLRDAEVRYLERLQLRQKRVLDSVLLALGQSPLVSKPELSDYINGDLLRQANGPSKACREQQDLELAASLASRGRSQKGGPVVLSAEGKCSACGSYISGSAANQMVEVGADQAAKRLPDGTMQENKIISPGAESTEPSASQQEARGRTLGPRGSPLWILPSRQRVHTERIRETYIGDVTYVDNVDSALDSTDTSDSCRTDSEEAGPGSSRETRSCRAGVHQAARGGGAAEKGPRGRKAGQEEHRVNRSGSGGAGLSDTMFGTSRSVGSEERNASSKETLALKEGQVTKPTANGEEAPCKGDQLPAAPRLAGKNRSQGDAPIQQRHVRPLLPAQGPWPAPPEAPLPRNRGTLESAAPAPRPANDVSQPRPATGLPQPRAKLGAPGYSSLPRVPTLPPTGKPSSPVPYRKGGSSPSGPETSQLEQPSAQGTLPASPPGLRGSVPAEQKSQRSPKGLSKGQLLALSTNNCNNTQAEPRHDGQAAGVALSHREWVMSGQELRASVGESEGLSSVAAPGAIGSAGVTLSLAAKEPGPPQAGRLPRVDVPVSGPQPAKRFAEGRPLDAQAAPDKPSASPVSRKAGDSSASGLRKFFCSLSQSTKQRLGRFRCYSMEQIPPEAPSQPPPSQAGAGAPDCPDLKKAPSLQSLRRVSPFCQLRKATSVQNLHSVLGKADRSSSYLVGEPGERKAADRKAGGLPRRSLSVEDIGAPDLVRTVGRVVEVFPDGTSQLELQRRPQGTFGFRVSSGNGRPDTGIYVQEMADASTAKLYAGLLGVGDEILEVNGAKVTSLGLAHINELLLRADALSLRVLKQRPTRR; the protein is encoded by the exons ATGGAGGGGAACTTGCCAGTGAAGAGGAGAGCCGTGAAGGGGACGAAGCAATGCAGCAGGAATGCCGGCAGAAGCAATCTCCTTGCCGAGAGCACCGAGCCcggcagctgccagcctgcccgAGCAGCTGTGGAGCCGACGGGGCTGCCAGGGGAACTGGGCCGGGCTACCTGCTCGATTCTGGAGGCCAAAGTGAAGGCTCTGAAGGAGAAAAGGTTGACCAATAAACAGGGGGGAGCGGAGTCTCAGGAACGAGCCCCTCCGAGGAAGCCCAAGGGCAGGAAAGGGAAACTCATGCCATGTCCAGCCGCAGTGGAGGTGGTCCCCCAAGATGCGGTGGTGGTGCCGCAGGCTCAGATCCGCACCTACCTGACAGACATGCTGCTAGACAGCCGGGATGATGTGGAGTTTgggctgggtgccaggggggCCATGGCTGCAGACCTCTCCTCCGCCCATGTGGAAGCTCTGAAGGCACATGGGACAGTGGGAGGAGGCAGCGGCTCTGCTGAGGAGCTCTGGAGGCGCTCCAGCCTGGGGAGGAACGTACTGGAGAACGCTGGCTGCAGCTCAGAAAACAGGGCCCGAAGGGGCTCCCCAGATGGCCTTTGGGGCACCTGCTCCACTAGCAATCCCGACTCAAGCAGCCAGAAATCTGCCCTGGAAGCACATGGCAAACCAGCCCCCGTGGGAGAagagctgccccaggctggggtcgTGGAGAGCAGGGACGCTCTGTGCAGGGGGATAGCCCCACTAGGGCAGCTGTGGAGGACGGAGAGCTGGGAGAGCCTGGGCAGTGCTGTGAGCGCCACCAGCGGGCTGTCTCTGGCTGAGCGCGTGGAGAGGAACCGGGCCGTGCTGCAGGAGATGctgagcctgtcccggcagagcCGCTCTCCGCGGGCACCTCGGCGCTGCGACGGAGAAGTGCTTGGGCTAGCCAAGGATGGAGCCACTCAAG AGCTGCTGGTTAACGACCTGGACTGGGACTCTGGCGTCTCCCTGCAGGACTCGGAAGGGTACAG ctgcaggcccTTTGTTCCCACCCGGGAGCTTGAGCTGAGCCCCAGGCATGAGCAGgccaagcagctgctgcagagagccCGCATGAAGGCCAGGACGAGCCCGCTCCGGGCCAGCCACGACATCCTTCCGGCCGTTCCCCAGGCCCGGCG GGAGGCTGGCGGGcgtgcggctctggagctgcagaagagctACGCTCTGACGGAAGGCGAGGCCCAGGCCGGAGGGAACCTGAGTGACTCCTCCAGTGGGGACTCCAGCTGCGGGCAGCCCGGGAGGCGAGGGCCGTCCCCCTCCCGCGTGCGCTTCGAGGACGAGTCGCTCCGGGATGCTGAAGTTCGCTATTTGGAAAGGTTGCAACTGCGCCAGAAGCGCGTCCTGGACTCGGTTCTCTTGGCTCTAGGCCAGAGCCCGCTGGTCTCCAAGCCGGAGCTGTCGGATTACATCAACGGGGACTTGCTCCGCCAGGCCAACGGGCCCAGCAAggcctgcagggagcagcaggaccTGGAGCTGGCTGCgtccctggccagcagggggcgctcacAGAAGGGTGGGCCCGTTGTGCTCAGTGCAGAGGGGAAGTGCAGCGCCTGTGGGTCCTACATCAGCGGCTCAGCAGCCAATCAGATGGTGGAAGTCGGGGCTGACCAGGCTGCCAAGCGCCTGCCTGACGGCACAATGCAGGAGAACAAAATCATCAGCCCCGGGGCAGAGAGCACGGAGCCGAGCGCTTCCCAGCAGGAGGCCAGAGGAAGGACGCTGGGCCCCCGGGGGTCTCCCCTCTGGATTCTCCCCTCCCGGCAGCGCGTCCATACGGAGCGGATCAGGGAGACATACATCGGGGATGTCACGTACGTAGACAACGTGGACTCGGCTCTGGACAGCACCGACACGTCGGACAGCTGCAGGACGGACAGCGAAGAGGCCGGGCCGGGGAGCTCCCGGGAGACCAGAAGCTGCCGGGCTGGTGTGCACCAAGCTGCTAGGGGTGGTGGAGCTGCGGAGAAGGGGCCGAGGGGCAGGAAAGCGGGGCAGGAGGAGCACAGGGTGAACCGCAGTGGTAGTGGAGGGGCTGGGCTCTCTGACACCATGTTTGGTACCAGCCGGTCTGTCGGCAGCGAGGAAAGAAACGCCAGCTCAAAGGAGACCCTGGCGCTAAAAGAGGGCCAGGTGACCAAGCCAACAGCCAATGGGGAGGAAGCACCTTGCAAAGGtgaccagctcccagctgcgCCTCGGCTGGCTGGGAAGAACCGCAGTCAGGGGGATGCTCCCATCCAGCAGAGGCACGTCCGCCCtttgctccctgcccagggcccgtGGCCGGCACCACCCGAGGCCCCGCTCCCAAGAAACAGAGGCACACTGGAAAGCGCCGCCCCCGCCCCTCGACCAGCCAATGACGTAAGCCAGCCCCGTCCAGCAACGGGCCTCCCCCAGCCACGAGCCAAGCTGGGGGCACCAGGCTACAGCTCACTGCCTCGGGTCCCCACCCTGCCGCCCACGGGGAAACCTTCCTCCCCTGTGCCTTACAGGAAGGGCGGCTCCAGCCCGTCAGGACCCGaaaccagccagctggagcagcccagtgcccaggGGACTCTGCCAGCTTCTCCTCCCGGCCTGCGTGGCTCGGTGCCGGCGGAGCAGAAAAGCCAGCGCAGCCCGAAGGGGCTCTCCAAGGGTCAGCTCCTGGCCTTGTCCACCAATAACTGCAACAACACCCAGGCCGAGCCTCGGCATGACGGCCAGGCTGCCGGCGTGGCCCTGAGCCACAGAGAGTGGGTCATGAGTGGCCAGGAGCTGCGTGCTTCCGTGGGAGAGAGTGAAG gcctgtcctccgTGGCCGCTCCCGGTGCCATCGGCTCAGCTGGCGTCACCCTCTCTCTGGCGGCCAAGGAGCCCGGCCCCCCGCAGGCTGGTCGGTTACCCCGTGTGGACGTGCCAGTGTCCGGGCCTCAGCCGGCAAAGCGGTTTGCGGAAGGGAG ACCACTGGATGCCCAGGCAGCGCCAGACAAGCCGTCAGCCTCCCCGGTGAGCAGGAAAGCAGGGGACTCATCGGCGTCAGGGCTGAGAAAGTTCTTCTGCAGCCTCAGCCAGAGCACCAAGCAGAGACTGGGCAGGTTCCGGTGCTACAGCATGGAGCAGATTCCTCCCGAGGCGCCAAGCCAGCCTCCACCCTCCCAAGCTGGGGCAGGTGCCCCGGACTGCCCTGATTTGAAGAAAGCACCCTCCCTGCAATCACTGCGCCGG GTGTCACCCTTCTGCCAACTGAGGAAGGCCACGTCTGTTCAGAACCTCCATTCTGTCCTGGGCAAGGCAGACCGGTCCAGCTCTTACCTGGTGGGTGAGCCGGGGGAACGCAAAGCAGCTGACAG GAAGGCGGGCGGCCTGCCCCGGCGTTCCCTCAGCGTCGAGGACATCGGGGCCCCCGACTTGGTGCGAACAGTCGGGCGGGTGGTGGAAGTCTTCCCGGACggaaccagccagctggagctgcagcgcCGCCCCCAGGGCACGTTTGGGTTCCGTGTCTCCTCCGGGAATGGTCGCCCCGACACAG GCATCTACGTGCAGGAGATGGCAGATGCCAGCACGGCCAAGCTGTATGCAGGCCTCCTTGGAGTGGGGGATGAGATCCTGGAGGTGAACGGTGCCAAGGTCACCAGCCTCGGCCTGGCCCACATCAATGAGCTGCTGCTACGGGCCGACGCCCTGTCTCTCCGAGTGCTCAAGCAGAGACCGACCAGGCGGTAG